Proteins from one Candidatus Ancaeobacter aquaticus genomic window:
- a CDS encoding GNAT family N-acetyltransferase, with product MNIRKVTRADIPKVIKLIINILETEFGKEAMAYPQLDIYNLENTYCGPRDAFFIAEKNGILIGTAAIKEDDKENALLRRVFVNPKFRGKGYGKSLVQKAIDFCTKKHFKRIFFRGTTRMDTALFLCKKEGFVEQERLELDDFQIIVCARDITDANGK from the coding sequence ATGAATATTAGAAAAGTAACGAGAGCCGACATCCCAAAAGTAATCAAATTGATCATCAATATTCTGGAAACAGAGTTTGGTAAAGAAGCAATGGCTTATCCCCAGCTTGATATCTATAACCTAGAGAACACCTATTGCGGACCAAGAGACGCTTTTTTTATTGCCGAAAAAAATGGCATCCTTATAGGAACAGCAGCGATCAAAGAAGATGACAAGGAAAATGCCCTCTTAAGACGTGTCTTTGTAAATCCAAAATTCAGAGGTAAAGGATACGGTAAAAGTCTTGTGCAAAAAGCGATCGATTTTTGCACAAAAAAACACTTCAAAAGAATCTTTTTCCGCGGCACAACACGTATGGACACCGCGTTATTTTTATGTAAAAAAGAAGGTTTTGTTGAACAGGAACGGCTTGAACTAGATGATTTTCAGATCATTGTATGTGCTCGAGATATCACAGACGCTAACGGCAAGTAA
- a CDS encoding aminodeoxychorismate/anthranilate synthase component II yields the protein MILVVDNYDSFTYNLVQYLGELGAQLEVYRNDVISVEEIGKRKPEKIVISPGPCTPKEAGISKDVIKTFAGKVPILGVCLGHQCVAEVYGGAVVCADRLMHGKVSPIHHNEKEIFKGLLNPFEATRYHSLIVRRSDFPEELEIIAETQEKEIMGIKHKDFPLWGVQFHPESILTGEGKKLLKNFLEI from the coding sequence ATGATACTTGTTGTCGATAATTATGATTCGTTTACGTATAATCTTGTGCAATATTTAGGGGAGCTTGGTGCGCAACTTGAAGTGTACAGGAATGATGTTATTTCTGTTGAGGAAATAGGTAAGCGTAAACCTGAAAAAATAGTAATATCACCGGGTCCTTGCACTCCTAAAGAAGCGGGCATATCAAAAGATGTTATAAAGACATTTGCAGGAAAAGTACCTATCCTAGGTGTGTGTCTCGGACATCAGTGTGTAGCAGAGGTGTATGGCGGGGCGGTGGTATGTGCTGACAGATTGATGCATGGAAAGGTTTCACCTATTCATCATAATGAAAAAGAAATTTTTAAGGGACTCTTAAATCCTTTTGAAGCGACACGATACCATTCTCTTATTGTAAGACGAAGTGATTTTCCTGAAGAGCTTGAAATTATTGCTGAAACACAGGAAAAAGAAATCATGGGGATTAAACACAAAGACTTTCCTTTATGGGGCGTTCAATTTCATCCTGAATCAATACTTACGGGTGAAGGGAAAAAGCTTCTGAAAAATTTTCTTGAGATATAA